From the Halorussus salinus genome, the window TCGAGCAATCGACTGCGGAGTCCAGTCGCGCCGACTACTCGCTTTCGAGTCGGTAGATGTCGATTTCCGCGCCGGTGTCCGTGTCGCGGTCGGCCGCGGCGTCGATGGCGTCGCGCGCGAGGTCTTCGGCCTTGTCCAACGACCGGTCCTCCTCGCGGCCGTCGAGGACGCCGAGGGCCAACTGCGCGCCCGACCCGAACGCGACCACCGCGTCGCCGAGGAGTCCCCCGTCGCTCCGGATGCCCCGAATCGAGGCCGACCCGTCCTCGTCGCGGGCCGCGACGACCGCTTGGACCGACTCCTCGTCGGCGAGTTCGCTGGCGCGCGTGGCGAGTCGGGTTAGTCCCATCTCCTCGCCGTGTTCGGTCTCGTGGGACTGGACTTCGGTTTCGAGCCTGCGCCGGAACTCGTCGATGCCGCCGGTGGTCCCGGCCCCCTCGCCGCCGACCGCCGCCGCGCCGACCGCGCCGAAGTCGAAGACGTGGGGCTTCTCGTCGCTAGCGACGGTGTCGCCCGCGGCGTGGCGTCGGTCCCCCGCCAGCACTGCGCCCTCCTCGGACTCTATCGCGACGATGGTTGCCATGTCCCGACGGACGGCGGCCGGTCGGAAGTGCGTTGTTGCCGGAGGGCCGACGCTCGAAACGCCGTCGGTCACTGTCTCGACGCGCTGTCGGTTACTGCTCGGCGTAGGTCCGGTAGGACCCCCACGCGAGCGACGCCACACCGACGGTCAACACGACCAGTCCGACGACGATGGGAACGACCGTCCCCGGAAGCGGCCCCGTCGCCGGGTTCAGTAGCATCGACCACACGGCGTACACCGCCAGCGTGACGCCGAGGATGGTCGCGAGGTGGTTGGCCGCGTGCTGTCGAGTCATGACGACGGTCCCGGCTTCGCCGTCCCGAAAAGTACGCTTTGGGGAGGTCCGCGGTGGCCGGTGGCCTCTTTTGGCTCCTCGACGTAGTACCGACCGAGAAGCGACCGATTTTCCTTCGACCATGTATCCCCTCGGCCACTTCGGCGTCGCGCTGCTGTTCACCGCGCCGATAGCCGCGGGGCTTCGCCCGCGGACGCAGACGGGGTTCACGTCGTACGCGCTAGCGGCGGCGTTGGTCCCGGACTTCGACAGGCACGTTCCCGGTCTCGTCCACCACGGAATCACGCACACGTTTGCCTTCGCCGCCGTCGTCGGTCTCGTCGGCGGCGTGGTCGCGTCGGTCGCAGTGGTGGTCTCCCGGCGGACGAGCGAGGAGGGCTTCGGAGACGAGTTCGACCCGGTGCGCGTCTTCGCGTTCGTCTCGCTTGGCTTCTTCGTCGGCACCGCCAGCCACGTCGTCGGCGACCTGCTCGTCCTCCTGCCGGGGACGAAACCGGTGAGTCCGCTCTGGCCGTTCAGCACCGAGACGTACCGCGTCGAGTTCCTCCGACTCGGGAATCCGGTCCGGAACGCGGTGTTCCTCGTCGTCGGCCTCGCGGGTCACGGCGTGGTCAGTTGGCGCGCGTCTCCCGACACCGGCAGGTCGCTCCGGACCGACTGATTCGTCGCGGACGCCCGACGACCGGGGTCCTCGTCGGGATTCGTCGTCCGGCCGCCGGTTCGTGCGCGTTTCGGTGGTACGTACGAACCGATTTCCCGCCCGGAGACCGCTCCTTCGTTTTTGCCATTTACCGATAGTTGAAACTCGACTGGCTCGGATTCCAGTCGCCTAACGACCGCTTGATTCGACAACTGGCCAACGAGATTAACCCCGAGGATAAGTTTGTTCTCCTCGTCCCGGAGGGGGCAGTCTACTACACCATGAACGGAAACGAGACCGACACCACGGCGAGCGAAGCCGCGTTGCAGGACAGCGGCGGGGAAGCGTACATGTTCCAGAACCAGTTCTTCCCCGACGGTCGATTCCACGTCGTCTCGACCGAACTGCAGGGGATGTCGACGCCCGCCGGGGCTGGCGAAGGCCAGTTCCTCGCTAGCTTCGACAATCGGCTCATCCAGTACGTGGGGGCCAGAAACATGTTCGCGTTCTTCTTCCCCTACGAGGACGCCGAGATAGAGCAGGGCGTCCTCTACCGGCTCGGGGGTGACTGGGAGGACATCGACGACGGCAACAACAACGGGGGCGGGGACACGCCCTCCTCGAACCTCGTCAACGTGACGTTCAGCGCGGTCGGCAACGTCGATAACGACGACGGCTGGTTCGACTTCTGAGACACGACCATGACCGAAAACGACACCATCAT encodes:
- a CDS encoding Ntn hydrolase family protein; the protein is MATIVAIESEEGAVLAGDRRHAAGDTVASDEKPHVFDFGAVGAAAVGGEGAGTTGGIDEFRRRLETEVQSHETEHGEEMGLTRLATRASELADEESVQAVVAARDEDGSASIRGIRSDGGLLGDAVVAFGSGAQLALGVLDGREEDRSLDKAEDLARDAIDAAADRDTDTGAEIDIYRLESE
- a CDS encoding metal-dependent hydrolase, with translation MYPLGHFGVALLFTAPIAAGLRPRTQTGFTSYALAAALVPDFDRHVPGLVHHGITHTFAFAAVVGLVGGVVASVAVVVSRRTSEEGFGDEFDPVRVFAFVSLGFFVGTASHVVGDLLVLLPGTKPVSPLWPFSTETYRVEFLRLGNPVRNAVFLVVGLAGHGVVSWRASPDTGRSLRTD